A single Phalacrocorax aristotelis chromosome 18, bGulAri2.1, whole genome shotgun sequence DNA region contains:
- the LOC142066001 gene encoding argininosuccinate lyase encodes MAAEGNKLWGGRFTGTTDPIMESLNASITYDQRLYEFDIQGSMAYAKALEKAGILTKTDLEKILSGLEKISEEWSKGTFVVKKSDEDIHTANERRLKELIGDIAGKLHTGRSRNDQVVTDLKLFMKNSLSVISTHLLQLVKALVERAAAEMDIIFPGYTHLQKAQPIRWSQFLLSHAFALMRDSERLGEVKRRINVLPLGSGALAGNPLGIDRELLRSELDFASITFNSMDAVSERDFVVEFLSMATLMMIHLSKMAEDLIIYSTSEFGFLTFSDAYSTGSSLMPQKKNPDSMELIRSKAGRVFGRLSAMLMVLKGLPSTYNKDLQEDKEAVFDVVDTLNAVLQIATGVISTLQIHKENMEKALSPEMLSTDLALYLVRKGMPFRQAHNASGKAVRLAESKGVTLNNLSQDDLKTISPLFGSDVSQVFNMVNSVEQYTAMGGTAKSSVTAQIEQLRELMKRHKE; translated from the exons ATGGCAGCCGAG GGGAATAAACTTTGGGGAGGAAGATTCACTGGAACCACAGATCCGATCATGGAGAGTCTCAACGCTTCCATTACCTATGATCAGAGGCTGTATGAATTTGACATCCAGGGGAGCATGGCTTATGCCAAAGCCTTGGAGAAGGCTGGGATCCTAACTAAAACCGATCTGGAGAAGATCCTGAGTGGCCTGGAAAAG ATCTCTGAGGAATGGTCTAAAGGAACCTTTGTGGTGAAGAAAAGCGATGAGGATATCCACACTGCCAACGAACGCAGACTAAAG GAGCTGATTGGAGACATAGCTGGGAAACTGCACACTGGAAGAAGCAGGAATGATCAG GTTGTGACTGACTTGAAGCTCTTCATGAAGAATTCCCTGTCTGTCATCTCCACTCACCTCCTGCAGCTCGTTAAGGCCCTGGTGGAACGTGCGGCTGC AGAAATGGATATTATCTTCCCTGGCTACACCCACCTGCAGAAAGCTCAGCCCATCAGATGGAGCCAGTTCTTGCTCAG cCATGCTTTTGCACTGATGCGTGATTCTGAGCGCCTGGGAGAGGTGAAGAGGAGGATCAACGTCTTGCCTTTGGGAAG CGGTGCTCTGGCTGGCAACCCACTGGGAATCGATAGAGAGCTTCTGCGTAGTG AGCTGGACTTTGCTTCCATCACCTTCAACAGCATGGATGCCGTTAGCGAGAGAGACTTTGTGG TGGAATTCCTCTCTATGGCCACCCTGATGATGATCCACCTTAGCAAGATGGCCGAAGATCTCATCATCTACAGTACCAGCGAGTTTGGCTTCCTAACCTTCTCTGATGCTTACAG CACTGGCAGCAGCCTCATGCCTCAGAAGAAGAACCCCGATAGTATGGAGCTGATCCGCAGCAAAGCTGGACGAGTGTTTGGACGG ctctctgctaTGCTCATGGTTCTCAAAGGACTTCCAAGCACCTACAACAAGGATCTGCAG GAGGACAAGGAGGCTGTCTTTGATGTTGTGGACACCCTGAATGCTGTGCTCCAGATTGCCACTGGAGTGATTTCTACCCTCCAG ATCCACAAGGAGAACATGGAGAAGGCTCTGAGCCCTGAGATGCTGTCCACTGATCTGGCACTCTACTTGGTTCGTAAAGGA ATGCCATTCAGGCAAGCCCACAATGCCTCTGGGAAGGCCGTCCGCCTCGCTGAGTCTAAAGGCGTCACCCTCAACAATCTCAGCCAGGATGACCTCAAGACCATCAG ccccctgtTTGGCAGCGATGTCTCCCAGGTCTTCAACATGGTGAACAGCGTGGAGCAGTACACAGCCATGGGTGGTACTGCCAAGAGCAGTGTGACTGCCCAGAttgagcagctgagggagctgatgAAGAGGCATAAGGAATAA
- the GUSB gene encoding beta-glucuronidase, whose amino-acid sequence MAAGASGGGVGRGAAGGCRLLLLLALGRAAALPGGMLYPRETPSRERKELGGVWSFRADFSPGRDAGFVHRWYRQPLRQSGPVIDMPVPASFNDITQDPSLENYIGWVWYEKEVLLPPRWLQDDLNTRVVLRFGSAHYYSIVWVNGVQVVEHEGGHLPFEADISSVVQGSPGVPCRITVALNNTLTLHTLPPGSIQYMNDKTRYPKNYFVQNIRFDFFNYAGIHRPVVLYTTPSVYIDDITVTTTSSESIAMVQYRVSVVGSTLYSLSLSLRDQEGEVVAMGNGTAGELKVLNPNLWWPYLMHENPGYRYSLEVKMQAQANGVLLEDMYTLPVGIRTVHVTSTQFLINGRPFYFHGVNKHEDADIRGKGLDWPLVVKDFNLLRWLGANSFRTSHYPYAEEIMDLCDANGIVVIDECPAVGIKMPESFGNKSLQHHLVVMEELIRRDKNRPSVVMWSVANEPASELPPAAYYFKTVIAHTKALDPSRPVTFVTDANYALDRGAPYVDVICVNSYFSWYHDPGHLEVIPLQLTTQFENWYKAYQKPIIQSEYGADAVPGLHSDPPLMFSEEYQKAMLKEYHSVFDKKRKEYVIGELIWNFADFMTNQGTTRVLGNKKGIFTRQRQPKSAAFVLRERYWKIANESSCLPPIIKSHSLFLK is encoded by the exons ATGGCGGCGGGAGCCTCAGGCGGCGGGGTGggccgcggcgcggcggggggctgccgcctgctcctgctgctggcgctggggcgggcggcggccctGCCCGGCGGCATGCTGTACCCCCGGGAGACCCCCTCCCGGGAGCGGAAGGAGCTCGGTGGCGTCTGGAGTTTCCGCGCCGACTTCTCGCCGGGCAGGGACGCGGGCTTTGTGCATCGCTGGTACCGGCAGCCGCTCCGGCAG AGTGGTCCTGTTATTGACATGCCAGTGCCTGCCAGCTTCAACGATATCACTCAAGACCCCAGCTTGGAGAACTACATCGGCTGGGTTTGGTATGAGAAGGAGGTACTGCTTCCTCCCCGCTGGCTTCAGGATGACCTAAACACCAGAGTGGTGCTCCGTTTCGGTAGTGCCCATTACTACTCCATTGTG TGGGTCAACGGAGTGCAAGTCGTGGAGCATGAAGGGGGGCACCTCCCTTTTGAAGCAGATATAAGCAGCGTTGTCCAGGGCAGCCCAGGGGTCCCCTGCCGCATCACTGTTGCTCTCAACAACACTCTGACTCTCCATACTCTGCCTCCGGGGTCAATTCAGTACATGAATGACAAAACAAG GTATCCCAAGAACTATTTTGTACAGAACATCAGGTTTGATTTCTTTAATTATGCTGGGATCCATCGCCCGGTTGTGCTTTACACCACTCCTTCTGTCTACATAGATGATATTACTGTGACAACTACCTCATCAGAGAGCATTG CAATGGTGCAATACCGGGTATCGGTTGTTGGCAGCACACTCTACTCCTTGTCCCTGAGTTTACGTGACCAAGAAGGGGAAGTGGTTGCTATGGGCAATGGGACCGCTGGAGAGCTAAAAGTCCTGAACCCAAATCTTTGGTGGCCTTACCTGATGCACGAGAACCCTGGATACCGCTACTCCTTAGAG GTGAAAATGCAGGCACAGGCAAATGGGGTGTTGCTGGAGGATATGTACACGCTCCCGGTCGGCATCCGCACCGTCCACGTCACCAGCACACAGTTCCTCATCAATGGCAGGCCCTTCTACTTCCACGGCGTCAATAAGCACGAAGATGCGGAT ATCCGTGGCAAAGGCCTTGACTGGCCCCTGGTCGTGAAGGACTTCAACCTGCTGCGCTGGCTGGGCGCAAACTCTTTCCGCACCAGCCACTACCCCTACGCTGAGGAGATCATGGACCTGTGTGATGCCAACGGCATCGTGGTGATCGACGAGTGCCCGGCAGTGGGGATTAAAATGCC CGAGAGCTTTGGGAACAAGTCCTTGCAGCATCATCTTGTTGTGATGGAGGAGCTGATCCGCAGGGATAAGAACAGGCCGTCAGTCGTGATGTGGTCAGTAGCCAATGAGCCGGCATCAGAGCTGCCCCCAGCAGCTTACTACTTCAA GACAGTGATAGCTCACACTAAAGCTCTCGATCCGTCCAGACCAGTAACCTTTGTGACAGATGCTAATTACGCTCTTGATCGTGGT GCTCCTTATGTGGATGTAATCTGCGTAAATAGCTACTTCTCCTGGTATCATGACCCAGGCCACCTGGAAGTTATTCCTCTACAACTCACAACACAGTTTGAGAACTGGTATAAAGCCTACCAAAAACCCATTATCCAGAGTGAATATGGAGCGGACGCGGTTCCTGGGCTTCATAGT GATCCACCTCTTATGTTCAGTGAGGAGTATCAGAAAGCTATGCTAAAAGAGTACCATTCCGTTTTTgacaaaaagaggaaagagtaTGTGATTGGGGAGCTCATATGGAATTTTGCTGACTTCATGACTAATCAAG GGACCACACGTGTTTTGGGGAACAAGAAAGGAATATTTACCCGCCAACGACAGCCCAAATCAGCTGCATTTGTTCTTAGAGAAAGATACTGGAAGATTGCAAATGAATCAAGCTGTCTTCCTCCTATAATAAAATCACACTCTCTCTTTCTAAAATGA